The Vicia villosa cultivar HV-30 ecotype Madison, WI linkage group LG1, Vvil1.0, whole genome shotgun sequence genome includes a region encoding these proteins:
- the LOC131654021 gene encoding putative F-box protein At1g67623 yields MAPTISFKKKSNKKQHALPSSSSIQSLPRDLLLDMLISVTSQSFVDLYSMKLCCRDFLQVEEENYVLQKVSLNQFPLIQWFPNKKELSFLARCKESGNIESLFREGFLKYFSYPNGDIGGLERLKTSAQKGHKEAIYIYGMIMLCSKDYESRKEGLKHMRSLRMSKCIMITRKKVQYLASSLWKNNGLLARNQTPLCDSKDTCKGWRVKKGKWLLFDDEDDDIESCEACRWDHELEFFYKLFNV; encoded by the coding sequence ATGGCACCAACTATATCATTCAAGAAAAAAAGCAACAAAAAGCAACATGCATTaccttcttcatcttccataCAATCACTTCCAAGAGATTTGTTACTTGACATGCTTATAAGTGTAACCTCTCAATCTTTTGTTGATCTTTACAGCATGAAATTGTGTTGTCGAGATTTTCTTCAAGTTGAGGAAGAAAACTACGTGTTACAAAAAGTTTCGCTAAATCAATTTCCCTTGATTCAATGGTTTCCTAACAAAAAAGAGTTATCTTTTTTAGCCCGTTGTAAGGAAAGTGGAAATATAGAAAGCTTGTTTAGAGAAGGATTTCTCAAATATTTTAGTTACCCGAATGGAGATATCGGTGGCCTTGAGAGATTAAAAACATCGGCTCAAAAGGGTCATAAGGAAGCCATATACATCTACGGTATGATCATGTTGTGTTCCAAAGATTACGAATCAAGAAAAGAAGGACTTAAGCATATGCGTTCTTTGAGGATGTCGAAATGTATTATGATAacaagaaagaaggttcaatatTTAGCAAGTTCTTTATGGAAAAATAACGGCTTATTGGCACGCAATCAAACTCCTCTATGCGATTCAAAGGACACTTGCAAGGGATGGAGAGTGAAGAAAGGTAAATGGTTGTTATTTGACGATGAAGATGATGACATTGAATCGTGTGAAGCTTGTAGATGGGATCACGAGTTAGAGTTTTTTTATAAGTTATTTAATGTTTAG
- the LOC131654024 gene encoding uncharacterized protein LOC131654024, with product MATESSFVQAAIPHFDGHYDHWSMLMENFLRSNEYWSVIESGIQESPVGAVLNNALKTEFEARKLKDLKAKNYLFQESDHAILETILCKETSKDIWESMKRKYEGSVRVKRAQLQALRRDFETLAMKDGEFVTNYFARTMEIINKMRFHGEKMTDVTIVEKIVRSLTTNFNYVVCSIEESKDIGVMSIDELQSSLLVHEQKMHRSSTTEERALKASTATNTHSSDFRGMGRGEVEVTVEKEENVEKEKITRITS from the coding sequence ATGGCCACTGAGTCTAGTTTTGTGCAAGCAGCCATCCCACACTTTGATGGTCACTATGACCATTGGAGTATGCTCATGGAAAATTTCTTACGATCAAATGAATATTGGTCAGTTATTGAATCAGGGATTCAAGAATCGCCAGTAGGTGCAGTCTTGAATAATGCCCTGAAAACAGAGTTTGAAGCTCGAAAGTTGAAGGACCTAAAAGCAAAAAATTACCTCTTTCAGGAAAGTGATCATGCAATCTTGGAAACTATTCTTTGCAAAGAAACTTCCAAGGATATTTGGGAATCCATGAAGAGAAAATATGAAGGCTCTGTCAGAGTGAAACGTGCACAACTTCAAGCCTTGAGGAGAGATTTTGAGACATTGGCTATGAAGGATGGAGAATTTGTGACCAACTATTTTGCAAGAACAATGGAGATTATTAACAAGATGCGGTTCCATGGCGAAAAGATGACGGATGTCACTATTGTTGAGAAGATTGTGCGATCTCTAACAACAAATTTCAATTATGTTGTTTGCTCAATTGAAGAATCAAAAGACATAGGTGTGATGTCTATTGATGAATTGCAAAGCTCCTTGTTGGTTCATGAGCAGAAAATGCACAGAAGTTCTACTACAGAGGAGCGAGCACTGAAGGCCTCTACCGCTACCAATACTCATTCCTCCGATTTTAGAGGAATGGGAAGGGGAGAGGTAGAGGTAACTGTAGAGAAAGAGGAGAACGTGGAAAAAGAGAAGATAACAAGAATCACAAGCTAA